atattccgATGATTGTTACCTCATATATTTTTGAAGCTCCTCTCTGTGTTCCGTCTCCACCAATAATGTAAACCTGGTTGATTCCTCGATCTTGGATGCTATCAACAATCTTTGTGGTATCATGTCCACCTCGTGAGGTACCGATGATTGTTCCTCCGCGTTTATGGATATCGTTCACGACTTTAGAGTTCAAAGGGATCGTGTTCTTGGCATAGAATCCCTTGTATCCACCCTGTTACATATGAGAATCCATTAGGACAATTAGTTGCAAAAACTCAAACTCATGTAGACGAAGAGAtcataaatattatgtttttcacAAAGCTTGCTTACATCGATTCCAAGGATTCTCTTTACTCCATACATGTATGATAAGCTGCTCACGAGTTCTCTAATCACGGTATTGAGACCGGGACAGAGACCTCCACATGTAACAATGCAAGCATGGACTTCATCTGACTCGAAGTAAACCTTTTGGCGTGGACCAGCGCGTCTGAAATGGATTCCTCTTGGACCATCTTTGTGGACTATAATCTGaataacaagaacaaaaatAGAACATTATGACATAATAAATCATCTAAATACCATTTTTCAAGCAGGGTAAAGAAGGATTTTGCTTGATGAATTTACCTTCTCAGGTACAGTATCTTCTGTATCAACAAAGTATTGCctgacaaacaaacaaaaaaaatcaaaacacaaaactaTGAACCCTTTATGCAGTGAAAATCACTGGAGGTCATTAGCTCAGCTGGACTTGATTTATGGTCATTGTGTTAAAGGGTCTCCGGTTCGAGTGAACATTGGGacgaaactaatattatatgttGTGGTTTCGGTCCTGAACCCATGAAATTCAAGAAATACTTACTGGATAGGTGAAAAATACTTACTTAACCACTGAGTAAGCTGGATTGTCTTTTAATGGATTTTGATAAGTCTGCAAATAACATATATACCGTGAAAGCATATCAAAACTACAGAGCCCAAAGCAAAAGACTCATCCATTGTTAAGAGACGATATTAGATACGATCTCTTTGTGAAGATTGGAGAATATTCCTTTTTAACTTTACAAATCAATAAAACAACAACCAGAGATCAAAGTGCAACGTACAGGAAGGTCAGGAAGATAATCGATGAGATGCGGAACGTCTTGTAGTATATAACCACCAGAACCGTTGACGATCTTCGGACTAGACATAATCAGAAGATGTAAGAGTGTGTGAGAGACGAAGAACTTTTCTCGCTTTTTTTAGACGGGTAATCTGATCACACAGGTGGTTGGCctcaaataaaacttttaaacatGAGTGTGTTATATGCAGTTGGGTACAGGATTctcgtgtatatatataaaatgcagGAAAAGAAGAACTTTCAAAGGAAAAGATTATTCACAGTtcagtttcaaacaaaaaaaaaagattattcacAGTATTCTAGAACAGTTTAAATTTTCCATCTATGGACATAGTTGACTTGGGGGCTTgtaaaataagtaatttaagttaactatttgtaaaatagtattttatcctctctttttttttttggaacactaaaatagtattttattcaTTCGTTTCAAATAGTGCCGTTTAACATCTTATggaatttaaagaaaaaatattcaatatttttaaaagttactaTTTAAAGAAACATTGTTTTTtgataaaagtataaaatataattttttgataaaactataaaatatttctttcaatctaattttctttatagttaaaattttattttaaaataaataaaattagtgtttttaacaattaaaaataagagGTTGCGTCTTGACCGGTTCCACCTTTTGTATTTTCTACTAAAGCATGTCTGTTTCAACGTTGAAGGGATATTCCGACGATAAAGAAGCATAAtctcttaattaaaaaaaagaagacaaatcaGTTTTTATGTGCCGACTATCTCTGTTCTCTGATTGGTAAAATATCAGAGGACTGGAGTAAAATGGTGAAACCAAAAAGCAAATGCAAAGTTATATGGACCCACTTTAATGAGCGATATATTTCCATCTTCTATTAGTTGAGAAAAGAGTTGCGccagaaaaaaactaaaacacatgataacaaaaaaaaaatttactctaCATATAGTGGGTCCAGCGTAAATGGTTTTACTCCGTTTTGCGCTGATATGTTTACCAatcaaacacttttttttttgaaagctgGTTAAACTATCTCTGTTTTACGTTTGTATATTTGTTTAGGATAGTTTTCTCGAATCTTTGTGCCTTATTTTTTTGGGATGTCATCATGTCATGTATCAGGCAACTATTGCTGCTTACAAAGAGATAatctgattttaaaatttgtagaaTCCAAAAAGAGTTGACGAAAGCCTATAAAGTTCATAATTCTATTGCTTACtcgttttaaataaattaaatatcaattgtatataattaatttaaataaagtaAACTATACTCGTGAAACCGTATGAATCATCGAGTTTTCTGGAATCGACTATTCTGTGGTCAActgaaaataatgaaatttcCCACCGAACCAGAATAAAAACTACTAGTAGAAAATGTGTATTGTTTCTTTTGAGCcattatttctgttttttttctatgtacgatttctaatattattttttagttttcattaaaataaaatatttttataattgccATTTCAACTTTTTGTCTAActgtttcatttattttaaaataaagtcgtataattttatttatttgttaagacttatgatttaactaaataaagagaaatatttcttccaaaataatttagtacactattttcttaataaattttgaaataaacaaaaagaaataaaatataaaagtacaaaattataaaactttgattttattggatattttaaaCCAAATTAATGACTTTTACTAATACCACTCCATAACAAATAATGGGAATGATTGGTAGAGgctttctattttttactctaagatttaggttttagatttttatctttggctttagtttattttgatgTAGAGAATTTTTAGAGCACTGCATAAAATCTCTAGAGAAAGTGCTgtctaaatttaatatattttcttttataatgttttggctttcgatttaattttgaaaataaaaatatgattgattttaCAAAAGACAGTAGAAATTAAAATTGCTCTCCACAGTTCTTACAGCCTCTACCGATCGCCTCCAAAATATCTCACCCTTTAAGCTGACTGATTTTCCAGGATTTCTTTCAAATGTGCCTTCCCACAAGTCCTTTTTTAAAGTATCCAAGTTTATGTTACTATGAAATCATTTCagctttctttttcattttttgtgaAATGGTAGTAGTATGAAGATGGAAAGATATTTTAAGAAAAGGTTAAACCTGTATATAGTGTTTTGTTATTCATCAAACAaatctttacttttttttttttaaatattcattaaaCAAATCTTTCCATTTTCCTTAAAATTGATTTGagttttatgtttattattatttttctctctcttaagtttttttaaatcatttaccAACAGTATCACATACTCAAtctgtttaaaaaatatatttatttgagaatttttacacatattaataaaatatttttaatttttagttgtaaatatattatttttggtgtttAACTGTTACCTAATAGAAACTTAACACacacaattaattttattaaaatttataatttaatattataatttaataaaaatgtatcgAAAATGTAAAGACTGTATTTCTTAAAAGCAAacttaaaaaaatgtatttttttttgtaacagacGGTAGACATTAGTAAAACTTAAAATACAATAATCTTTTTTCTACACACGACAATTTGATAGTCATACTGACACGTGTCGTCCATGCACGTCTATTTGCGTAAAATGCCACTACTAcccccacacacacacacaaaacactTGTAGTTTCAACGCTATCTCTACCAAACATTCTGATTAACCACAGACAGAACAGAAGAAGCGGAGCCAGAAGATGTCGTGGCAGACATACGTCGACGATCACTTGATGTGCGATCTCGGGGACGAACAGCGCCTCACCGCCGCCGCAATTATCGGCCATGACGGTAGCGTCTGGGCTCAGAGCGCAAATTTCCCTCaggtttagggtttttgtttCTTCAGCCCACCGCTGATGTCTACTGAGTTTCCATAGAGTTCGTATATGAATAGATTGAATCATTTTAGTTCAGATCACAAAGTTCAAAGCTTTACAAGCAGAAAGTTGTGACTTTGGACatgaacatgtttttttttttttaatgtggttGAGTTTGGTCTCCTGATTCTCACAAAGCTTCTCATGTGTATAACTATTGCTGTTGTGTTTTTAGTTGAAGCCTGAGGAAATCGAAGGCATCAACAAAGACTTCGCAGAGCCTGGAACACTTGCCCCGACGGGATTGTTCATCAATGGCGCAAAGTACATGGTAATCCAAGGAGAGCCAAATGCTGTGATTCGAGGAAAGAAGGTTGGTTAACTTGACTGATGATCTCGATaaaccttttttcttttcttttgttgttttttatggaaccaatgtaagtttttttctttttgctaataTTATAGGGAGCTGGTGGTGTTACCATAAAGAAGACCACCATGGCTTTAGTCTTTGGTATCTATGAGGAACCGGTGACTCCTGGACAGTGCAATATGGTTGTGGAGAGGCTCGGTGACTACTTGATTGAATCAGGGCTCTGATCCCCCCAAAGTGATGCTGTATTCTTGTCCATCATGTTCTCTTCTAGTTGTGTCGTGTGAgggaaaaaaactatttatatatatatatatatggaatgTGATGAttgatcatttaaaatattagactGCCTATTAGTGATTGGTTGTGTTGTTCTTAAACTATATATGGTATTATCAAATTCTTAAACTGCAGATTGAAAGTTTTGTTGAATTGCAATGAAGATTGATTCGATCGCATGAACATAGATAGACACATGTGATGTGACTGCATTTACAAGTTTTCAGACAGAATGTCATGTATATGCATTTGTCATAACTTGTAACAACATTGAATCAGATCGAAGTCAAACTAAGACTGTTGACTTGAGATACCTTGCAGAAGCCGAAACTGAAGACCTTTTGTTTACTTATTAGGATTTTTAGTTGACCTTAACACACGGCTCTTCCAAAGCTACAAGCGACATCAGTTAGCTCTGTTCTGATGAAATTAATTAGCTATTGAACACACAAACGAAGCATGAGAAACCCAAAGCATCCGGTTGGAAACAAGGCCGACTCGGTTGAATAGCCGTGCAATCAACGTTTCCAGAACCACAAGCCCAATCCAAACCACCTCTCAGATCTCTCTCCGAAGCTTTAGAAGAAACCGTGCTTAGACTAATGGGTCGATTAAGGGCCCATTTAAATCTTACTTGGCCCGTCTTATTTCTGGgcaattatataataattaatttttccCGGTCTCACGCGTTCAAAATAATGTCCGTTACCACGAatcatcatcgtcttcttctctcCACTTCTCACTTTCTCTTTCTAGAAAACTGTTTATATTTACAATCCCTAGAGAGAGATAATCCCTAGATGGCGCCGACGAAGCTCAAATCAAACTTGAAGCAGCTTAAGCTCTCCGTCCCAGCTCAACAGACCCCAATCTCTTCCTTCTTGTGAGTTCTCCCTAACCGATTACAAATCCCCACTTCTGATTTCgctacaaaaaaattatcattaaaatttGCATCGATAGTATGTTGTTTGGATCCTGAAACTTCCCCGATTGTATTACGATCTCTGTTTTGTGATTTGAACCATTTTAGTGATCGAATCCAATTGAAATCTCAAAAGGACTGTGTGAAAGTAAACTTATATGGGTTAATTTGTGAATGCGTTAACAGGACTGCAAGTGGAACGTTTCACGATGGAGATTTTCTACTGAACCAGAAGGGGCTGAGGCTGGTGGTGTCAGATGAGAAGCAATCAACGGTAAAAACTTCACCTTACCTGAAACCCATTGATTACATTGCTCTAGAGAATAAACAAGTAATTACGTGTATTGCAGCCATCTGATAGAAAGGAGCTTGATTTCGAAATCACTGCTGAAGACTTGGAAACCGTGAAAGTCATCGGAAAAGGCAGCGGCGGAGTTGTTCAGTTAGTTCGACATAAATGGGCTGGCAAACTATTTGCTATGAAGGTATGCTTCAATAGTTTATGAAAAGTTGCTATTTAAATGACTTAGAGGAAGCAGGAAAGTTATGCTCTGTTCTGTAATGAGTTCAAGAGCATTTGGggggtttggtttgagtttgttcacttttttttttgatgaatcaCAGGTTATACAGATGAACATACAAGAAGAAATCCGAAAGCAGATTGTCCAGGAGCTCAAAATAAACCAAGCTTCTTCTCAGTGTCCACATGTTGTTGTCTGCTACCACTCTTTCTATCACAACGGAGCCTTTTCCCTTGTGCTCCAGTACATGGACCGTGGTTCTCTTGCGGATGTCATACGACAAGTCAACACTATTCTCGAGCCTTACCTTGCTGTTGTCTGTAAACAGGTCCCACCAAATGATTCAAAGCCATTCTCATGATTTTATATCACTCTTTTACTTATTTTTCCCCCTCTTGTAAACAGGTTTTGAAAGGACTTGTGTACCTGCACAACGAAAGGCATGTCATACACAGAGACATTAAACCATCAAACCTTCTTGTGAACCATAACGGAGAAGTGAAAATCTCTGATTTTGGTGTCAGTGCAAGTCTTGCTAGCTCCATGGGACAGAGGGACACATTTGTTGGAACCTACAACTATATGTCGGTACGGAAAAACATTCCAAAATCACTACATTTGGAACCTTTATAAATTTCTTACATGCCATTGACTAGTAgctcttgttttttttaacatacaTAATCATGTCTCCTTTTTTTCTTACTTACATAGCCTGAGAGGATCAGTGGAAGCGCATATGACTATAGCAGCGACATCTGGAGTTTGGGAATGTCAGTGTTAGAATGTGCAATAGGAAGATTCCCTTATTTGGAATCTGAAGATCAGCAGAACCCGCCTAGCTTTTATGAACTTTTGGCAGCAATCGTAGAGAATCCACCACCAACTGCTCCTTCTGATCAGTTCTCACCTGAGTTCTGCTCCTTTGTATCAGCCTGGTAAGTGGTTTACTCATTATATGCTTTGTCATATACTTCGCATtgaaaacagagaaagaaaagagTTAATATTAATGGTTTCTTTTTTACATTACAAACAGCATACAGAAAGATCCTGCAGCAAGAGCATCATCCTTGGACCTCTTGGTAAGCTCCCccctctctttttctctcttggTAACAATCTTCAGGATCTTTGATAAAAACATgcgactttttttttgttaatgttcACAGAGTCATCCATTCATAAAAAAGTTTGAGGACAAGGATATTGATCTCGGCATACTTGTCGGCACTTTGGAACCACCTGTTAACTACCTTAGATAAGTAAGTCCTCTTCTTTTCTTCTGCATTTTGGTgtatgatatgatatgataagATGGCATGATGTATAATGTGTTCCTAAAGTTTAGGATTACTTGATGATCAAATTGaatgagattttattatttttttgcctTTCTTCCTTTTGATATGAAATATACACCTTTTGGTCAGAGTATGTGATAAAATAGACTTATCCCCCACCTCAAATCATGACATTTCATAAAGAGACGAGTCATTTTCTTGAAATGCAGAGAGGGTATCCTTATATGTAGATTAACATGTAAGCAGAAAATGCTCTGTTTCCACAATATAAAGATCTGGAGATTCGGAAAATAAAACCTATAAAGAACAAAAGTAAAGTCAGAGAAAAGGGAAGAAGAAATCTAATAAGAATCCCACATGTGTCTTCTTGAGACACATACTAGATCACATCAAGAGTTTAGTCAAACAATAACTGACATGTCTGTGAAACTCTGTGCAGTTTCTTCAACTTTTTGAGCATGCGATGATGTTTGTTTCTACATCTCGTTGAGAATGTCGCCATCTTTAGACTAGTAGCGTTTGCTAGCATGTAGGCAGCCACATTCCTCTCTTGCTCTGTGCCTTCATATTGTCTCCACTCCATGATCTCTAGATGTGTCGATAAACATTCGGGAACAGATTTCGGTTCCTTCCAGAGGATCATCGGATCATTGTAATGGGCACCATGttgctgataaaaaaaaaagagagagaaacatTACGTGGGTTAGTATTATAGGTCGTTATTATACTGTTCATATAACATACTACGTAAAAATCACATACTACATACCGACTTAAGCTTGAGATGTTTGAGTCTTGGAGAGTCGTTGAGTATACAAACAAGTAGATAGGCCCATCCCGCAGAACATGTACACAGCTCTAGATGTTCAAGATAAGGGAAGGTAGTGCCCCTAGGATATGGAGTCTGCAATTGAAATATGCAATAGTTTACTATATTGAAATAATAAGATATACTAGGAGAATCTTGTGTTCTTGACATTATTTGAGTAACAAAGTTTTTTCTTACCTCTGAAGAGAGAGAACATAGAGATAGATGACGGATTGAGGTAAAAGATCCTATGAACTTTTCAGACTGGCTACAAATAACCTGGACATTAGCCTCGGTCACCTCTGTCATATGTTCAAACTCCAGAAAGTTACTGAATGTatctttaaagtttattttctcCAAAGAAGGAGCATTTATCACAAACCCACGATCCTCCTTAACGCAGGCACGTTTCCCTTTCGAGTTATCGATAGATAAGCTCTTCAAAGAAGGTGCGTCGATGTCGAATATCATCACATTGTCATCTATGGTTTTGTTTATAACCAAATCTTCAAGAACCGGGCACCTTCGTATAAGGTCTGCAAATGATTcgtccccccccccccaaaattTAGCCGATATAAGGTGCAGACTCTTTAGTGATGGCAAATAAAACCAAGGTTGAACATTTTCGAAGATCAGACTGTCGTCTTTGGTCTGGTCTACAAGCAAATATTCAAGAAGCGGGCAAATTGGTAAGAAACCTGCAAGAGATTCGTAATTCGGGAACTTGACCGACAAAAGGTTGCAGAGTTTTGAGCAGTGGAAAGCGAAACCAAGGCAGATACATCTTGATACTTAGTTCACTGAGCGTCAATGTTTGTAGTGTTCTGCAACTCAGAGTACACTCCTTAGTAGTATCCTCACTGTCGGATACTTCTGTTTGTTTCACAACCAAATCTTCAAGAAGAGGGCATATCTGTAAAAGAGTTGCAACTGATTCGCCACCCGAGAACGTAACAGATAAAAGGTGCATAGTTTTGAGTGATGGCAAGCAAAACAAAGGTGGAACAGAACCGATGATTAGGTCACGGAGTATCAATGTTTTTAGGGTTCTGCAAGTGTGAGGCACATAATTATTGAATATTCGGCAGGTTCGCTTCACAAACAAATCTTCAAGAACAGGACAGATTCTTAAAAGACTTGCAACAGATCCGTCCTCCTCCGAGAAATAAGTCGAAAGAAGGTGCAAACTTTTGAGagaggaaaaaagaaaacaaggaGGAAAAGTATCTACCACCACATCCCATACAACCAAATATTCAAGATGCGGACACGATTGCAAAAGACTTGCAAGAGACACGTCACCTGAGAACTGGACCGAGAAAAGGTGCAGACTTTTAAGAGACGGCAAACGAAAGCAAGGAGGAACAATCTTGATCCTTACTTCATGGAGTACCAATGACTTTAGTGTCACGCAAGTACTCAAGCATCTCGGCAGTTCTAGGGTTTTTCCAAACGTCTGGATCCTCAGCTTTCTCACTGACCGCTTAACCGCAAGTTTAACCCAAATATTGATGTCTGAAGCTGAATAGTCCTGGTTAAGTATGAGATGCAACCTCTCTAGAATTTGATCATTGTTAAACAACAACGATCCGTAAACAAAATTCATAAATGTCACAAAACTCGCATatgattcatcatcatcatcatcaaacatGACATCTGGCACCAGTTTCCATGGACCCTCCATTCGTAATTTTGTTAGGAGATGTGTTGCGGTGCTCTCTTTATAAAGCGGAAGCAGCGATAATATCTTCAAGATCAAATCATCTGGCAACTCACAGATGCTCGGTTCCtccatctttttttgtttgatggAGTTTCTCTCTCCGTTTGGAAAACCCTAACTTCTGTCTCTAATTATACTGAAGGGGAAAACTTGGGGCACAAGCGAAGAAGaaattaattaagaaattatgtttcgctattaaaaaaaattatttataacgtATGAAGGGAAAAATATTGTCGAAATGCAGTAAAGGTTAATTTCCTAAATCTTAATTTGACGTGGAAAAATCattatttgtctttttcttttatttttcttccaaTTATTTAAAGGGTGTAATTCATTAATATCTTTTTTGAAAGGCTatctaaaatcattttatagttttttctctttctttgctttgccttttttttttaaacctaaaaggaaatttaaaaaataagtacGGAGGATCCATATATATGCGTGAGTCAGAATTATTTTACATTCCTAAACTTTCAATTTGCAATCTGAATATTCAAGTATCAGAGTTTTTACTTTGAATTTTGTTATTGTGTATTCGTTAAGAGTGGGCGTTTGGGTAtacattcgggtttcggttcgggTCTATTCGGGTTTCGAATTTTCAGGATCAAATATTTCAATCctattcgggtatttctaaatctcggttcgggttcggagtCGAAttacccatttaaattatttttaaatttttaaaactcattatatactttaaacttcACATAatctataaagaaaataatatattacatataaatttgaataacatatatcaaaatatcaaaatttaacatataaattggtttgatttgaatatttggatagagaatcaataaatattttatgtatttttggtgttttgagtatactttaaataTCTAGACATgaacttttgactatttgtatatgttttcaagtattttggataatttaaaactattatatatatatatatatattaaatgatttttaatgtATGTTAAAATCTAGAAATAGTCAAAATATATAGGTATATTAATATAGTTCGGATATATTCGAGTAcccgaaatatttcggttcatatcaggttcggtttcggttctttaaataccaaaaatttgaacccattcagatatttaattaatttcggttcggatttaatactattttttcgaatcggattcggttcggttcttcgggttcagtttttttttcccaTCTTTAGTATTCATAATGTAAAAATCTCGATGATTGATATGATCATTGATAATTGATATCTTTGAGGTTTAATGATAGATTcactagagtttttttttgagattcacaCTAGAGTTTTTAGATGATAAATTTTAATACTTCAAGAAATTTAGATTAATGATAGAAAGcctcaatttaaaaataaatttatattaataaaatgttattatgtTCAAGTACAATATCTCAAACATTTATTAGACTCTTTTCAAAATCGAAATTATCTCTTATTTATCTTTCTCTATAGTTTAGTTTGGtgcagtgttttgaaacccgacccgaaacctgcggttgaaccggtaaattTTGTAATCTGAGATAAATTTGGTTTGGGTTTTCTGAAAaccccaaaatttaaaaatccgtAAAAACCCACCAAAACCCGAAATCCGGTACCGGTTGAACCattggttgaaccaatagataaatttttgaaattttttttattatgtgtttaaattttattttatcttttaaatttccaattaaaaagttaagtttttttagttttttttttgctgtctctctcttcttctcctgaCCTTTACtgattttgtatttcttttttcttcttcttttttgctttttgattattttatttattataaatatgtgGTACTAGATTTTACGTGTTCTAAATCCTGcgtatattattttgttgataAGTTTTACAATTTAGATTAAACTTTCTGATTTTTAATCATACATAATACCAATTACACTAtttaatttgtgatttttagattttgataaaGATTTCACTATGCCACGAGAAGAAAATGAAGTGAACTATGATAgagaaaatcaaaattagttgatgtgatttagtgttagtttatttttgttattgacaatttattacaatgatattttatttttggtttgttttggatttgaagtctaatttattattcacattagatataaatatttatgaattttatttttgattttttagatatcataactcttaactagttacaaatattttttaaatagtctaaacttTTTTTGAGTAAcaaatagtctaaactattttttggtattttttatatcaaatgaaaataaaatataaaaagtaaaagaattttctaaagttttttaaacataaaaggtatacatatccaaactattatttttgttttaaacagtatttagaaaatattaaatttagtttttatatttttattttcataactaatatattattatataataaaattaatttatgtattaatCTGTAGTTTATCTGTGGTCGACTTGATGTTTAAGTGACCCAATAAATCGTCTAATTCAGTATCCGGATGggttttaagaaaaaatcacTGAAAAATTCAACTAATGCCGATAtccttaaattttgaaaaatcagcattgcaataaaaatgtattatttattttggcgATTTAGCGTATATATCAATagacataaaatataatttattttgaggATATATCTAagttatttttctatttctaatAGTTTCGGTCCAATTGACAgaatcaagaaaattaattttaaaaagggTAACGATAGGGGTGACTAGGACATGATTCGGATATGTTTTAAAAGAATGGGTCTTATCCTCTTGCCTAGTAACAGCTATCATGGGAAATTGAACACTCCTAAACAAATCTTCTAAACCGTATATCAATAGTTGTAAATGTtttttctgtttcaaaatataaatagtttaatataatttaatatttattagatactgtataactaattaaattataaagatatttataataaaacaatatttgtaaagtaacaaattttataatattaatgttttacTTAAACTACTTGCATTTTGAAACAAAGAAAGCATTATATAGTTACAAACcaactttattttattgtttatatctagtatataaattataaaggaTTCTATAACTATTTTATGATCATCTTTCACATTACAAAGAACCAATATTTGGTattttttagttacaaaaaaaatatatttggtatttGAAATGATTGTACTGATATAAAATGAATATTACCTCATAAATGACAAATTAAAGAATAAAGTGcgttacaataaaataaaataaaagaacacAAAAGTGGGATATGAAAGTGACGGCCCATAGAATGAGAACCGCATATAAGAAACACAATAATAgcaactagattctgacccgcccttaaaagggcgggtatattttttttttatattttttttagaaatttaattttttttatatttgtgt
Above is a genomic segment from Raphanus sativus cultivar WK10039 unplaced genomic scaffold, ASM80110v3 Scaffold1658, whole genome shotgun sequence containing:
- the LOC130504555 gene encoding profilin-5-like; protein product: MSWQTYVDDHLMCDLGDEQRLTAAAIIGHDGSVWAQSANFPQLKPEEIEGINKDFAEPGTLAPTGLFINGAKYMVIQGEPNAVIRGKKGAGGVTIKKTTMALVFGIYEEPVTPGQCNMVVERLGDYLIESGL
- the LOC130504554 gene encoding mitogen-activated protein kinase kinase 6-like, translated to MAPTKLKSNLKQLKLSVPAQQTPISSFLTASGTFHDGDFLLNQKGLRLVVSDEKQSTPSDRKELDFEITAEDLETVKVIGKGSGGVVQLVRHKWAGKLFAMKVIQMNIQEEIRKQIVQELKINQASSQCPHVVVCYHSFYHNGAFSLVLQYMDRGSLADVIRQVNTILEPYLAVVCKQVLKGLVYLHNERHVIHRDIKPSNLLVNHNGEVKISDFGVSASLASSMGQRDTFVGTYNYMSPERISGSAYDYSSDIWSLGMSVLECAIGRFPYLESEDQQNPPSFYELLAAIVENPPPTAPSDQFSPEFCSFVSACIQKDPAARASSLDLLSHPFIKKFEDKDIDLGILVGTLEPPVNYLR
- the LOC130504557 gene encoding putative FBD-associated F-box protein At5g56560, with the protein product MEEPSICELPDDLILKILSLLPLYKESTATHLLTKLRMEGPWKLVPDVMFDDDDDESYASFVTFMNFVYGSLLFNNDQILERLHLILNQDYSASDINIWVKLAVKRSVRKLRIQTFGKTLELPRCLSTCVTLKSLVLHEVRIKIVPPCFRLPSLKSLHLFSVQFSGDVSLASLLQSCPHLEYLVVWDVVVDTFPPCFLFSSLKSLHLLSTYFSEEDGSVASLLRICPVLEDLFVKRTCRIFNNYVPHTCRTLKTLILRDLIIGSVPPLFCLPSLKTMHLLSVTFSGGESVATLLQRCPVLEDLVINKTIDDNVMIFDIDAPSLKSLSIDNSKGKRACVKEDRGFVINAPSLEKINFKDTFSNFLEFEHMTEVTEANVQVICSQSEKFIGSFTSIRHLSLCSLSSETPYPRGTTFPYLEHLELCTCSAGWAYLLVCILNDSPRLKHLKLKSQHGAHYNDPMILWKEPKSVPECLSTHLEIMEWRQYEGTEQERNVAAYMLANATSLKMATFSTRCRNKHHRMLKKLKKLHRVSQTCQLLFD